The Ptiloglossa arizonensis isolate GNS036 chromosome 13, iyPtiAriz1_principal, whole genome shotgun sequence genome window below encodes:
- the LOC143153748 gene encoding LIM/homeobox protein Awh: MKTEIETETECTDGILCSNNNNNNNNNNNNNNNTNNNNVPSIKKSGATIGNNESHDGMEMDCGGCGESVRERTVLCVGGRTWHSRCLKCCACARPLHDQHSCFLRGMRLYCRHDYALTFGAKCAKCGRSVGAGDWVRRARERVYHLACFACDACSRQLSTGEQFALLDARLLCKAHYLDVVEGNNTSSSEDCDSEHGGKGSKTKRVRTTFTEEQLSVLQANFQLDSNPDGQDLERIAHVTGLSKRVTQVWFQNSRARQKKHSGKIKSQMHHSPPMQHHPGDLYPSGVSMVGAYLGGYQGGSAGSESPGSPMTPLTPLTPLTPTTPNHLQAQFCHQTG, translated from the exons ACCGAGATCGAAACGGAGACCGAGTGCACGGACGGTATCCTCTGTtcgaacaataacaacaacaacaacaacaacaacaacaataataacaataccAACAACAATAACGTGCCGAGTATAAAAAAATCCGGCGCCACTATTGGAAACAACGAGAGCCACGATGGAATGGAAATGGACTGCGGTGGTTGCGGGGAAAGCGTTCGCGAGCGCACTGTCCTCTGCGTAGGGGGCCGTACCTGGCATTCCAGGTGCCTCAAGTGTTGCGCCTGTGCGAGACCCCTGCACGATCAACACTCCTGTTTCCTACGGGGGATGCGGCTCTACTGCAGGCACGACTACGCCTT AACGTTTGGCGCCAAGTGCGCGAAATGCGGTCGAAGCGTCGGTGCCGGGGACTGGGTGAGAAGGGCCAGAGAAAGGGTTTATCACTTGGCCTGTTTCGCCTGTGACGCCTGTTCGCGTCAGTTGTCCACGGGGGAGCAATTCGCTCTGCTGGACGCCAGGTTGCTCTGCAAGGCTCACTATCTGGACGTCGTCGAGGGTAACAATACCTCGTCCTCGGAGGATTGCGATTCGGAGCACGGTGGCAAGGGCAGCAAGACGAAGAGGGTCAGAACGACCTTCACCGAGGAGCAGCTCTCGGTTTTACAGGCGAACTTTCAATTGGACAGCAACCCCGATGGCCAGGACCTCGAGAGGATAGCGCACGTCACGGGACTCAGTAAAAGGGTCACGCAAGTCTGGTTCCAAAACTCGAGGGCCAGACAGAAGAAGCACAGCGGCAAAATCAAGTCGCAAA TGCACCATTCACCGCCGATGCAACACCATCCGGGAGACCTGTACCCTTCTGGAGTGAGCATGGTGGGCGCCTATTTGGGTGGGTATCAAGGTGGTAGCGCTGGAAGCGAAAGTCCTGGCAGCCCAATGACACCGCTTACACCCTTGACACCCCTAACCCCAACGACGCCTAATCACCTTCAAGCGCAATTCTGTCACCAGACGGGGTAA
- the Awh gene encoding LIM/homeobox protein arrowhead, which translates to MECGGCGERVRERTVLCVGGRTWHSRCLRCCACARPLHDQHSCFLKGMRLYCRHDYALTFGAKCAKCGRSVGAGDWVRRARERVYHLACFACDACSRQLSTGEQFALLDARLLCKAHYLDVVEGNNTSSDEGGDSESGHKSGNKAKRVRTTFTEEQLSVLQANFQLDSNPDGQDLERIAHVTGLSKRVTQVWFQNSRARQKKHLHTGKMKGQHVHQSPPNSTASTGDFGRHINLHLTYSFQHQQHHHHNHQQPQLSPATCKSPTPSIYHNHVSSGSEQSMDELSQDSMMLSMPNEV; encoded by the exons ATGGAGTGCGGCGGCTGTGGAGAACGTGTCCGCGAGCGTACCGTTCTGTGCGTCGGCGGTCGAACTTGGCACTCGAGGTGTCTGAGATGCTGCGCCTGTGCCAGGCCCCTGCACGATCAACACTCTTGCTTCCTGAAGGGAATGCGGCTCTACTGCAGGCACGATTACGCTCT AACTTTCGGTGCAAAGTGTGCGAAATGCGGGCGCAGCGTGGGTGCCGGGGATTGGGTGAGGAGGGCCCGAGAGAGGGTGTATCATTTGGCTTGCTTCGCCTGCGACGCTTGTTCTCGTCAACTATCCACGGGAGAACAATTTGCCCTGTTGGACGCCAGGTTGCTTTGCAAAGCTCACTATCTAGACGTCGTCGAGGGCAACAACACATCGTCCGATG AAGGCGGTGACTCCGAGAGTGGGCACAAGAGCGGTAACAAGGCGAAGAGAGTGAGAACCACCTTCACGGAAGAACAGCTCTCCGTTCTTCAAGCGAACTTCCAACTGGACAGCAATCCGGACGGCCAAGACCTCGAGAGGATAGCGCATGTCACCGGACTCAGCAAAAGAGTTACGCAGGTTTGGTTCCAGAATTCTAGGGCGAGGCAGAAGAAGCATCTGCACACGGGCAAAATGAAAGGGCAACATG TTCATCAATCACCTCCGAATTCTACCGCGTCTACGGGCGATTTCGGTCGGCACATCAATTTACATCTGACCTATTCCTTTCAACATCAACAGCACCACCATCACAACCATCAGCAGCCTCAGCTCAGTCCAGCTACGTGCAAGAGTCCCACACCTTCGATTTATCATAATCACG TGTCTTCAGGCTCGGAACAATCGATGGACGAACTCTCGCAGGATTCGATGATGTTGTCGATGCCGAACGAGGTTTAA